The Doryrhamphus excisus isolate RoL2022-K1 chromosome 22, RoL_Dexc_1.0, whole genome shotgun sequence genome segment GTGAGGAGGTGCTCGACATAGACTACTATTGAATagaataggaatgtaaaggtgactataggggtgttatttcatgtctacagtgctctaataatatttaaaaaacagatTTATATTTAGTAATATACAGGTTTTgtgtgctctaactacaaaaatattccattcattaatattgaatcctactttgtggaaattaatttcTGGAACCAACAATAAGAGACAAATGAGAGATGACTGTATTTTGAATAAGGTTGACtacagccacaataataaagtcaatgtTAACTTTTAGTATCTTTTTTAAAAGGAAGAATTGCTGATATTGAAACATcagctgggctgcacggcggttgagtggttagcgcgcaggcctcacagctaggagacccgggttcaattccaccctcggccatctctgtgtggagtttgcatgttctccccgtgcatgcgtgggttttttttcccgggtactccggtttcctcccacattccaaaaacatgctaggttaattagccactccaaattgtccataggtaatgaatgtgagtgtgaatggttgtttgtctatatgtgctctgtgattggtccacGGTggaccccgcccgaagacagctgggataggctccagcacccccgcgacccccatgaggataagcggtaaaaaaatcgggtgtacctaatgttgtggccagcgaGTGTTAGCTATTTGCTACACTGACAGTAAACAACAGGAACTCACGTGAAGCACTTGTCCAGGTTGTCGCCTTGCTGGACGCTGCTTCCTTCCCCTTTCCTGCAACGGTGCCTCTTAAGGCCGGACCTTCCCTGGAAGCTCTTCCCGCACGCCGAGCAGCTGAAGTGTCCGTCCACTCGGCTGTGGACCTTCTGATGGTTGTGCAGCATGCTAGCCAGACGGAACGCCTTCCCGCACGTGACGCACGCGTACTTCTTCTTCTGCGTGTGGATGCGCGTGTGGTTGCGAAGCGCCATGGGGTTGGTGAAGGGCTTGGAGCAGAAGGTGCAGACGAAGTGTCCCGTCTTGTGGGTGTTCTTGTGGTTCAGGAGGCTGCCCGCATGGCGGTAGCTGCGTTGGCATATGTTGCACGAGAACGTGCGCTCCGCTTTAACGTTTCCTTGTGTGTTGTTGTCGCTTCCTGGAGATCTCCCGCAGGCGTGGGCCACCAGTTGGTCGCCCGTGGGAAACGTCTGTTTACAGTGTTTGCACTTTGAAGCTCTCTGCCTCGAGCTCCGCCTCCCGCTTTTTCGAGAGTCGGCACAGATGTGAAGCGACAGCTGCTTCTGTCCTCTGAAGCCTCTTCCACACTTTTGGCAATAATGTTTTCTATCGGCTAAGTGGGTGCGGAGGTGGTTCTTCAATGCCAGTCGATTGGAGTAAGCGTTGTTGCAAACGGAGCAGCAATACCGGCCGGTTTTATGGGAGTTCCTGTGGTTGACCAGACTTCCTGCGTGGCGATACGTGCGTCCGCACTCCTCACATGCAAAAGGTCGCGGGTCAGCCGCATCGTCTGATTTGACCCAGGTGTCGGGTCTCGTCTGTTCTCCGGTATCTTCATCTAACTCGGTCCGGTTCAAGCGCATGAGGGCCTGGACCTGGTCATTCAGTTCTTGGATCTTGGCTCGGTTCTCTTTGTGCCTCCTGAGGTGGTTGAAAAGTTGCTTTTTGATTTTAAAGGCTTTTCCGCACTCATGACAAGTGTGCCTGAATGGGGGGGAAAGGAAAACACGCACCATGATTATTCTGCTCAaaataggagttcagaacattcagacaaGGATTCTTCCATcccattaaaataatattaccccgacaacaacattcattcattttctaccgctttttccctaacgagggtgctggagcctatcccagctgtcttcaggcgagaggcggggtacaccctggagtggtcgccagccaatcacagggcacatatagacaaacaaccattcacactcacattcatacctatggacaatttggagtggctaattaacctagcatgtttttggaatgtgggagaacatgcaaactccacacagagatggccgagggtggaattgaaccctggtctcccggctctgaggtctgcgcgctaaccactcgaccgccgtgccgccccccaacAAGAACATAACTGATATAAAGGACTGACCTCTTGACATCAAAGTGGGACCTCTGGTGGTTTTTAAGAGCCAGCAGGTTGTAGAAGCGCTTCTGGCAgatgttgcatttaaagacgCCCGTCTTGTGGGACTTTTTGTGGTTCAGGAGGGAGCCGGCATGTCTGTAGGAGCGGCCGCACTGATCACACCTGTACTGACGATCCACAGACGCCTCGATGTTGTCCTTGACGTCTCTGTGGACGTCCTTTGCTTTGagctcctcttcttcttgccTCTTAGCTGTGCAGTCATGGTTCTCCAGGTGATGGACGTTGGTGCAAAAGACTCCGCAGCGACTGCAGATGAGACTCTCGACTTCCTCCTCGTCGCTCTTGCCGATGTCGTCGTCCTCTGAATGTTTGATGTGCACGAGTTGATGAGTGAGCAAGTCCTGTCTGCAGGCAAAGCTTTCTCCGCAGGTACTGCAGATCATCATCTCCTCCGACTCCTCATCTTTTGCCTCCTCTTCAGATGACATGGACGAGGGTCCTGAGCTGGCTGCAACAGCGGACTGGGATTGAGTGTGCCCTCCGAGATGGCTCCTGAGGGCCGTCATGCTGGTGTAGCCGTTCCCACAAACAGAGCACTGATAAAGATCACCGTCATCTTCTTCACCGTTCAGTTGGTCTTGCTCGATGTAGCCTCGACGACTGGCGTCGTTCTCTTCACGGAATGACGCATCGGTGCCGTCTCGGAAGGTCACGCCGGCGCCACGGTCGTCGCCGGTgatgtgctgctgctgccggaGCGAAGGGCAACCGTGAGCGATAATCCCGGCGATGTCTGCGAACGTCTCACCGCAGTCTGCGCACATGTGCCTCTGCATCAAGTGCTCGCTCAATTCTTGATGAAGCCGCTCGCTGTACGTCACCCCGTTCTCCTGATCGACACCTAGACcagcatcatcgtcatcatcattatcTTGCGAGGGGAAGCAGCCTTGCCGGTTGTCCGAGGTGAAAGGCTCCAACGAAAGCCAGTCCCCCTCCCCGTTGAGGCTGAAGGAGCATTTCTGACCCTTATGGAGGCGAAGGTGACTTTTGAGTGCGGCCAAGTGAGGATAGTTCTTCTTGCAGATGGAGCAGCGGTAAGTCCCGACCTGATGGGACCTTTTGTGGTTGATGAGGCTTCCAGAGTGGCGGTAGCTTTTGCCACAGATCTGGCACCTGAAGGGACGCTCCTCGGATTCAACAGAGCCTGATTCGGGAGCAGGAATGATATTGTTTGTGTCCGTGACCGAGGGTTCTCCCTGAGGTGTTTGATTATTGGAGCAGTCTGAATACATGCGGCCATTAAAAGCTTGACTGTTACCTACTGGTGACAAGGAAGGATTATTTATACGAGGTGCATAACAGTTTGATTTAGACATGTCGTCATACGTCACATGATGGCTCTCTGCTGTGTTATCTTGCAGCCCAAATGGCACGGATGAGGATGAGTTATGCATTTGGATGTGCTCCTGGAACTCTTCATGACTTGGAAATAGAACCTGACACAAATGGCAGAAATTGACAGGAGCGTCAGGATTCCGATGCTCCAATGTGGAGCCGGCGTAGAAGCCAGATACTGAGCTGATATCGCTGCCGTTTCTGACCTTGTGAGTCCTCTGGTGGTTGTAGAGGGCGGCCATGTTATTGAACAGTTTGAAACACACGGTGCACTCAAACATTCCCACTTGATGGGTCTTCTTGTGGTTGCTCAAGCTGCGGTGGTGGATGTATGTTTTGTCACACAGATTGCATTTGAAAGGTCGGCTAGTGGCGTCGCCAGAGGTGTCACATGGTGTATTAAAGACCTCCGTCACGTCTTTACCATCATTATTTTCACACTCCGTCGCCTGCGAGGTGAGGTGAACTCTCTCATGTGTGGAAAGTTGTGTCGCCAAGCGAAAGGCCTTCCCGCACTGTAAACAGGAGTACTTCTTCTGCGACGTGTGAGTCCGCATGTGATTTTTCAAAGCCAAGGCGTTAGAGTTCTCTTTGCCACATACGCTGCACCGAAAAGATCCCACATCGTGAGCCTTTCTGTGGTTAGCAAGGCTGCCGGCGTGTCTGTATCCGCGCCCGCATTCCTCGCATTTGAATTTGCGCTCTCGTTCCAGGTGAGAGTCCATGTGTTCAAGTAGGGCGGTCGTCTGTGCAGCGTCATGCAGAGCCATGACCATGCAGATTGAAACAAGTGCAGTGCCGATGAAGTGTATGGATATGCAAGAGGGCAATTCATTAGATTCACAACGCAGAACACTTTTTTAGATCCAAagggtgaggaaaaagtggttgACAGGCAGTAGGTCCATACAATTAGAAGAGTGGCAGCTGGAGGGACAAAGAACATGTTAGTTTAACATACATGATCTCTTTTTACAACATCACAAATCATCATCTCGCACAATATAATAAGAGTTCAGTGAAAAACATTACCTTTAAAAGATACATAGGCCTTATGGTTATAATTGTAGTCTGCAGTGGTGGTGTGGAACTGCACTACATCTTCCTGAGATGTTTATAGCCTTATTTAGCCAACCaccatcttgtttttttaataggaAAATAGATAACATAATGAATAAGACCAGACTGGCTTATTAGATTAACTAATAAACCGGCAAACAAAAGCCTGCGACATTCGGATACAACAGATTAACCAATATATTCATTAACGTGTGTCCGTACAttacataaaatgtatataagcTCATGTAAATGTGATGCGGAGCGCTAATGTTAGCGCGCTACCTCTTAGCCACATCCTACCTAGCAAAACAAACATTGCACCAAAATGACCGGAAGCGTATGCACTAACATACCCAAACGACAACAAATGTGTTAAATAAATACCTTAAATATCGTCTCGATCCACATCACGACGGATATAAGGTCACTcgttaaataaatgcatttattcgCTTAAAGATAAGATAATGCAATTGTGTTCCCATTCCTTCCTCCAGTCCACATAGCGCTTGTTGCTAGGGAACAGGAAATGTGCATCGGCGAAATACTTCCCCCGTGCAGAGTCGCTTGAAAAGTACTATACAGAGAATTCGTTCCAGAGAATAACTTTTAACTAAGTACTGAAAAAGACACTGTTTTCGGTTTCGTGCAACCCAAAGGAGAGCATTTAACTGTTTCACTCACAGATTGTTGTTTAATGTAGCTTTGCTTACCCTTGTCGTTTGAgtgtgttatttatatttaaatatatacatttcaacAACACCATCCAGCTCTGGTTTAGTAtagcttgaaaaaaaacatgtacaaaaTTGGcgatttaaatttttattttcatataaacAGAGGTGGTTTCACTTTTGGCTCACTGTCAATGTCGATGTCGTCATCTTGGTCCTAGCGCCGAACTGTAGACACgcagtctctctctctttctcacacacacacacacacacacacacacacacacacacacacacactcaaaacgAACCACCTCGTCCGACAAGAAATGGAGTAGTGTGGCTCCCTTTTTCCGCCATTAATGCTCAGGTGAGGATGCAAGTCGCTTGTTAAATAGAATCCAATTATTAAAACGTAAGGCGATGTTAGCCTAGTCAACCCGCATGAATGATGCCAACTGGTGCAGGCGGTCCTAAAGCCAGCCATTTTGTGTCACTCCGAATTAAATTAGCATGGAAGCTAACTGAAGGGGATACGCAATTTCTCGCCAGGATTAATTAACACCATGACGTCTATATATCGTCACTGTCGCTGGCACCTTGTAGTCCTATTAAACgttccaaaaataataattacagctGACTTCCCCTGCCGTCTAATCGGTTAGCTTATTGTCCCTAAGGTCCTAATGCCAGCCATTTTGTGACACGCTCAATACACCTGATAACGtacactatttttaaaaaaatggtgcaACATAATCAATCTGTGTTATACTGAGAACATGCTGTCACATGAATGCATCACTGTAATTCTGACGGATATGTTTTTGTGCAATTAATCTTCAGACATAAAGATGGCATCCCCTCAGCCCGCTAGCCCGCCTTTCACTCCAGCACAAGACGAGGAGAGTCAACAAGAGGAGGCAGCCGCCGATCCGCCTGTGAAAAAGCGAGGCCGGGGTCGTCCCCCGAAATCCAAACTATCATTCAAGTGCTCGTCATGCGCAGAGTTCTTCAGAAGCGTGTCTGCACTGCGCAGCCACAGGGTTTCAGCCCACGTGAAGGAGCACACGTGCACACAGTGCACCAAAACCTTCTCCAGCAAGGCGCAACTCTCCAAACACGTCAACACCCACTCGGCCCAGCGACCCTTTCAGTGCCCGAACTGCCACAAGGCGTACAAGACCCCCACCGAGCTGCGCAACCACAGCCGCTctcacaccggagagaaaccgtttGTATGCACCGAATGCGGCAAGGCCTTCATGCAGGCCATTTGCCTGAAGATCCATATGACGCAGCACAGCGGCGAGCGCCCGTACTCGTGTCGCCAGTGCTCCAAGAGCTACCCCACTTTGTCCAAACTCAAGGTCCACATGCGCACTCACACGGGAGAGAAGCCGTACTTTTGCGGCGAATGCGGCAAGAGTTTCGCCGACCCCTCCGTGTTCCGTAAGCACAGACGGAACCACCAGGGTCATCGTCCGTACGCCTGCAACGAATGTGGCAAAACCTACACGGAGCTCAAGGACTTGAAGAACCACGAGCGCTcccacaccggagagaaaccgttCCTGTGCTCCGACTGCGGCAAGGCCTTCTCGCGCTCGTCTTCTCTGGTCTGCCACCAGCGCATCCACTCCCAGAACAAACCGTACCGCTGCGAGCAGTGCGGCAAAGGCTTCACGCAGCTGTCCTCCTACCAGTCTCATCTCCGCACGCACTCCGGAGAGAAGCCCTTCCTGTGTCCGCAGTGCGGCAAGATGTTCTCCGACCCGTCCAGTTTCCGGCGGCACCAGCGAGCCCACCTCGGATTCAAACCCTACCCCTGCGATAAATGCTCGAAAAGATTCCGGCAGCCGGCGGATTTGGCCGTGCACGAACGGGTTCACTCCGGAGAGCGGCCTTATAAATGTCAGAGCTGCGACAAGGCCTTCGTGGCGTCCTGGGACCTGCGGCGCCACATGCTGGTCCACACGGGTCTGCGACCCTTTTCCTGCACAGAGTGCGACAAATCGTTCACGGAACGCTCCAGCCTCAACAAGCACCGCCGCGTCCACTCGGGCGAGCGTCCTTTTAAATGCGGCGAGTGTTTGAAGTCGTTTGTGGTGTCGTCCAGCCTGCGCAAGCACGAGAGGACTCACGtgttggagcagcagcagcagagacaAGAACCGGAGGAGGCAGCGGGCTTCAGCAGCCACACCACCCTGCCGCAGTTCTCCTGCACTCACTGCGACACCACCTTTGGCACATGGGATGAAGTCCAAGTCCACGAGAACCTCCACGCCATGGACCAAGCTCCTCCGAGCGCGGGGAAGACGGCGGGCTTGCACACGTGCGGGACCTGCCAGGCTGAGTTCACGCAACCGGGAGACCTGCAGGAGCACGAGAAGCAGCACCCGAAGCCCAGGCCTCACGTGTGCCCCAGCTGCGGCAAAGGCTTCCTGAACCGCGCCGGTCTTCGCAAACACCAGAAGATCCACTCGAGCAGCAAACCTCACAGTTGCTCCCACTGTGGGAAAGCCTTCCTGTTCCCCGCCTACCTACGCAAGCACTTACGGACTCACCAGGCCACATCGCTCAAAGACCTGAACATCATCCACACTGACCCGCTGCCCTCGCCACCGCCTAATGAGTCGCCCCCCGGCGCTGTGGAGGCCAGCGGCGTCGCTCTCACGGTCCCTGCCACCGTGTCTGCTGCCGGTTTTCAGACGCTACCAGACTACTTGATCAAGGAAGAAGGACTTGACACGTGCTCAAGTGCCCTCAAATAGTTTGAGGGCCACAATAATAGTCATTATTGTGGTGTTGATCTTTTCAAATCCATAACTCGACTTCTCACCAGAATTaagtttttgtacaaaaaaaggaCGCTTAATATAAGATGACAATCTCCTTGTTTGGAAATCAGGTGAAAATGTGTGAAATAACGGTAGTACTTCATAGCGCCAAAACACAGCCATTACGTTTTTACATTGGAGAAAATCATATCAAGTATTGATAATGAAACAAGTAAAATATTCCAGAGAAaattcaatacttttttttttaaataacatgttTTTCAGTGTCAAGGCTTCATATTTCACCTTCATCTCTGTCTTTCTCCAACGACACGTTTTGGCACAAGCGGCTGTGGGAATCGACTCAAGGCTTCATTGATTATCACGATCTAATTTTAGCATCATAACTCCTCCTATGTTATTTGCTAATGTTGACAGGCACTTTTTCCAGTCGGTCTGTGTATCAGGACCTCATGCTAAGtcactgatgtgtgtgtgagtgacaggttgAAAAGCTCTGGCTCCtgtgcatacagtatgtaaatatgtacatttcCAAATCCTGTctttttcacagtttttttttcttataattgtGTCTAGTCATAATCATAAAAGATTGCACTTTCAGCTTTCCAACTTTTTCTATGATTTCTTACTAAATATTTAGTAAACATTGTGTTGTATTAACTTCCTATTTACACATATGTTGTAAGTCCGTCTTTGTACATTTACTTGTTTTACTGTGGAAGTATTGATATTGACTATCATctggaagattaaaaaaaaaaaaagattattcaaCAAGAggataaaaccaaaataaaatttttaaataaaatctcAGGGTGTGGTATAGTATTTGCTAATAACAAATGCACACGGCACGgtggggagtggttagcatgttggccacacacaGTCTGAATCTGGTTCCCTtccacatctaaaaaaaaaatgcatattacgTTAATTGGCTGTGTACATTTTAAAGTGGTTGTTTTgtagaggggcggcacggcggtctggtggttagtgcgcagacctcacagctaggagaccagggttcggtccccgccctcggccatctctgtgtggagtttgcatgttctccccgtgtatgtgtgggttttctccgggtactccggtttcctcccacattccaaaaacatgctaggttaattagccactccaaattgtccataggtatgaatgcgagtgtgaatggttgtttgtctatatgtgccctgtgattggctggcgaccagtccagggtgtaccccgcctctcgcccgaagacagctgggataggctccagcaccccccgcgaccctcgtgaggaaaaagcggtagaaaatgaatgaatgttttgtagaGCTTTTGTGTGAGAAATTGCAAGTCGGGCTCATGGAGTTGAATACCAGGGCCATCGTGTGGTGTCGTCATATGCGTCAGGAAAGTCATAGCACAGTCAGCATAGGCGAGGTGCGTATTTGGACTACATTTAATCCTCCCGTGGAGTCGTTCAGGAGTCGTAGCGTTATCTTACATCTTAGAGCGATACGGTTTTTCATTCAAAATGTGAGCCACTAACAATTAACAGGTCTCCATACCTGCAAGGGGCTCTTTGCTCTTTGTCACTTAGACCCTCTTTGTCCTGCGGAACAATTCCTAGAGCGAACCAGCTGAATGCAACACGGCCTTTCAGCAGTTtgcgtgtatgcgtgtgtgtgtctttcagTGTTTGGGTTGCGTCCAACGAGGTGAAAGTTAAGGCTGGATGTTGGCTAGATTCCCTGTTTGTTCTTTATCATGATAGTCTTCCTGTTGCTGTGCTTCATAGCGTAAAGCAGGACTGCGCCGGCGTCTGTTAGAGACTGGAGGGAGGAGAGCAATCACGACATGATTTAGGGAGTATTCCGGCAGGAAATATTTGTATCGAAAACAGGAATGTGATGTCATTTACCTGACAGTCTGATGTTGCAGATCGAGCCTGGAAAGTCGGGGAAAAGTTTTGAGAGTGAGCGCTTTTTTGCAAACAAAGCGAATCCCGATACGGTCCACAAAAAGGAGGACAAACTGACCCTTGTGAAGTTATGGATGTTGTTGTAGATGGGCTCCATGGTGATGACCCATTCTTTGTACGTCTCTCGGTCCTCTGAACTGCGGTTGTGCTCTCTGGAGGACAGATGCGACAATCAGACGCTGGCGCACAAAGGAGCTCGTTCATGAGCCTCGGTCCCATAACACTCACATGACTCTCTCGATCAGCTTCATCTGTTGTTCGCTCTCAAGCCTGGCGTCGAGGAAGCGGCCTCTGACGGCCAGAGCGGCGCTGGCCTGCGAGGAGTTGAGCTGAATGATGGGCAGAGATACAGAGGACAGCGCCACCATGctgaagaggaggggggggggcacattccTTAGCTGTGAAGTTTGAGTTAGTAGATAGCATAGTAAGATAGCATAGTAAGGCGGTATTCACCTTTCATCGGTTACATTTCGGTCCATGGTGAAGACTCTGAGCATGCTCTGTCCGTTCCTCTTAACGTATCTGAGCTGCAGCTGGATGGACACACGGCTGCCAGAAAGTGGCGGCAACACTGGAAcaaacatttccaataaaatccacttttcagtgtgtgtgtatttgtatatatatatcccatGAAATCGCAAGAGCAACgatggggagctgcggttcatcgaGGGGCAAACATGGATTCCAACATCGTAAAGCACAGAATAACATGGCAACAAGCCCGAGCTAACCAACTCCATGATGAAGTCCTTGCCGATGCTTCTCTGAGGATGGGAATCGGCACCTGTTAAAACCAAGTCTGAGTCCGATCGGACTAAAATACAACACCCCAGAtgggactcgaacccacaaTACCTGGCTTAGGAGGCCAGTGCCTTATCCATTTGGCCACTGGGGCACACATGTAACTAGGATTTCACTTCAGagacctcttgacatgaaatagcacccctatagccacaaTGACACTAGCATTGCTCAATATACTGatgattttaattaaaaaaatgacataatatggactcacacatgttagcattgggagagttcatTGTTTTTAGTTCTTTATATTTACTTCCGGGTTATTGTAACCCGTCGCCATGTTGTTATAGGATTCCTCCACACTAGCCTCAACAGCCTGGACTTTGCTTTGTACACAGAGACTACATTTTTCCATGTACAGTAACTTTGTTTGCATTGACATTCCGTGGAAAATATCCAGTTGTGTGACTCCACTTGGAAAATTACACccatttgttgttttcatttcaagGGGGTTCTTGCCTTTATAGTTCTATTACAGGTACATAAACCTGGTAATCACCTGtacctgtatactgtatattgtatgtcacgtttttgtttctcatacatGAGTTGACATTTGTGGTcttgcaggaaaaaaataatcttaatAAGCCTTTCAGTTTGTCTTACCGCCATCTCTACTGGCTATAAACTGGAAGGTGATCTCTGTATCCAAGTGCACGTTCCCCACCTTTCTGGTTGCTTTGTGTCCAGCCTCTTTCTCGCCTTTCATGCACCTGCAGAAGAAGCAAGCGGTCATTGACCCGTGATGTCATTattcaacagtttttttttttagtcgctTACAGCGATTTGGGCAGCAGCAGCGTGACGGTGCAGTGTGTGGCGATGGTGCTGTTCTCGATGATCTGCTCAAACTCGGGATGGAGCATCTTGGGACTTGCTATCACCACCTGATGGATATACATCATTACGTCTTATTTTCAGACCttttatgtttacatttcttAACCTCGCATCAAAATCAAGTGTTACCTTACAAAATCATTATACATATACAGGATATATGTCTTAGATACCAAGacgaaaaaatgacattaaaatatataatatcttaccaatgtgggatttttttttttaattttcacgtAAAATTGAGGACTAttttaaggctaaaaataaccaatgtaaggctaaaaataaccaattacataaaaatgtcatccgatacttctctacaaaagaggagaaatatgatctcacggaagaactacatttgaaacactatatgctacatatatatatatcactatattgacggttactatggtacccattatgtcattatgtcattgtatgtatggtcatatcacctcgtacttcggtacgtgacataaacaaacaaacaaacaaacaaacaaaaacaaaaataaaaagtctgCAATATAGGATTTCATGTTAATAAATGGCGTACTTTTGTAGTTATGAaactgtaaaacattttttaatgacgttctgaacatgtttttaaaattattagagccctgtagacatgaaataacacccctatagtcacttctgCACTTCTAtgattcattgtttacatcacattaatGCTCTAACTCTAATGCTGTAGGGATTCCAGACTTAAGAAACCCAAaaggtaccacttccacacagattgtgaggagaaccttttctaggacatgtcatggctgacttcatgcagtgtaaaGTCTCATTgtttagctctccaaagactttattccttCGTTATCAACATAGTGTCCGCTATATTAGAAAGCTTAGAAAGTCCCCCGGCGACCATAGttgggataagcggcatagaaaacagatggatggaagtaTCATTAGTAATCACGATTGACTGCAGATGATTGTGTCTACACTAGATTTTGGACCACAATCCTTGACTGAGAAGAGCAGTTTTCTACTTACTTTCCCTCCCGTGCGATCGGCAAGTCTTCCCAGCTCATCCAGCCTGCAGTCAGTTCCTTCTATGGACAGCACCGACACGGTCACGCTAACAAAAGAAGGACATGCTCAAGTAAATATCATGATACCGTTTATCTATGGTCGTTATTTTCACCAACCCTTGATTAGAAGCAAATTCCCCCAGGTTTTGGTAGAAGATGGTAGATGACAGTAGCGTGCGAGCATCGTTGTCCTCCACTTCCAGGTTTCCCAACATTGTGTTGGCCTTCCCATCGGTACAGATGATCACCTTTGCCAAGCAATACAGTTAATATCTTATAATAATATGCGTTATGATGGAAAACAAGATCATAGGCACCTTGGAGCCTGGATGTCTGGAGGCCATTGTAATGGCGACTAGAGCAGCCGGCCCCAGCGCCGTGGTCCCAACAGCAGAAAGTCTATAAAAAACACATGAGTACACATGAGTACACAAGAATACTGTAAGTCACGTAGAAGAGGTTACTCTTACGCTGTAACTTGTT includes the following:
- the znf668 gene encoding zinc finger protein 668, translated to MASPQPASPPFTPAQDEESQQEEAAADPPVKKRGRGRPPKSKLSFKCSSCAEFFRSVSALRSHRVSAHVKEHTCTQCTKTFSSKAQLSKHVNTHSAQRPFQCPNCHKAYKTPTELRNHSRSHTGEKPFVCTECGKAFMQAICLKIHMTQHSGERPYSCRQCSKSYPTLSKLKVHMRTHTGEKPYFCGECGKSFADPSVFRKHRRNHQGHRPYACNECGKTYTELKDLKNHERSHTGEKPFLCSDCGKAFSRSSSLVCHQRIHSQNKPYRCEQCGKGFTQLSSYQSHLRTHSGEKPFLCPQCGKMFSDPSSFRRHQRAHLGFKPYPCDKCSKRFRQPADLAVHERVHSGERPYKCQSCDKAFVASWDLRRHMLVHTGLRPFSCTECDKSFTERSSLNKHRRVHSGERPFKCGECLKSFVVSSSLRKHERTHVLEQQQQRQEPEEAAGFSSHTTLPQFSCTHCDTTFGTWDEVQVHENLHAMDQAPPSAGKTAGLHTCGTCQAEFTQPGDLQEHEKQHPKPRPHVCPSCGKGFLNRAGLRKHQKIHSSSKPHSCSHCGKAFLFPAYLRKHLRTHQATSLKDLNIIHTDPLPSPPPNESPPGAVEASGVALTVPATVSAAGFQTLPDYLIKEEGLDTCSSALK